The genomic window GTCATTCCGAGTTTTTTAAGAACATATATTTGATCATCCGCTGCTTCACCAGATTCAATGTAGGGATTTCCTTTTAAATCATCCAGCGCACTCGATCGGGTCATTTGTCCTGTACAGATAAGTGTTGAATGGTGAACCCTTCGCTTATCGACGCCAAATTTCTCCGGAAGTATGTAATTTTGATAAAACCTCGTAAAAACGGATTCGCCGTGTTTATATCGATAAGGCACATACTGAAATTTGTTTTTTAGAATTTCTATTGCTTCAGCTTTATTATATATAAAATAGTCTAAATAGTTATGCCACATTACTTTTCTTATATATTCAAAATAAATCCAGTCCAAAGTGCTCATCAAAGGGTGCGTTTTAATCTTTTCTCTACCAAATTTATTCTGTATCGCCCGGATGTTTTTTACATCAAATTTGTAATGTGTCCAGCCCGGTGCTTGAGGCATTCCTTCGGTGCGAGTATTTGTTCCAGATAGAATATCTTTCAGCCCGTATTTCAAAGCCTGTTTATAATTTGTAGCAGCCTGGGCATTATCCATAATCATTTCGATATCAATCACTCCTGACTTGAATAAGGCACACTGCATGTCTCTGTTCTCCGGCCAGTCAATAACATGCGTGTGCAAATCTACACCCAAGCCGCGCACTAGATTTTCAATGTTGCTTTGCGAATATTCAGAATCCCACCCGTTATCAAGATGCACAGCGAGGGGTCGCAGGCCATTCTGAACGGCAAGGTATAATGCGTAAGAACTGTCAACCCCCCCGGACACTCCAACTATACAGTCATAGGGTTTCCCATTTCCATGGGCTTTTACCATCGCATGAAATTCGTGTCGACTCTTTTCTAATTCCTCTGCACTTACTTCAATTTCTGACAGCATTTTCAAATAACTGGTACAATAGTTACACACTCCCTGCTCATCAAAAGTAATGTCTGCCGCGCTTGTGTCCATGACGCAACGAGAACAGACCTGATAGTTTTTTTTCATCAGCTAATCTCCAATAATTGCTCTAATTCGTCGTAATGGGGATAGCTTATCAGCACTGCCCGATGTGGCCCCTGAAACACGAACATGCTCCCCGCACCCGCTGCGGATGCGCCACCTTGCTTGATCACCGCACCAAGATCATGCACCGTACGCGAGCCGCCACATGCAACTACCGGAATGTTTACAGCAGCAGCCACGCGACTGATCAAGTCGATGTCATACCCTTTCATGGTACCGTCCCTGTCAATTGAACATAAGATCAGCTCGCCAGCACCTTCATTTTCCATCCTTACAGCTAATTCAACCGGGTCCATCCCCGTTGTTTTTGTGCCTCTGTGAGTACGTACCTCATATGCACCAAAGATGCCTTTCTTGACATCGATAGATACTACGGTGCTTTGGCTACCAGCAAAATTGGCAACATTGCTGATAAATGATGGATTTTCAACAGCGTAGCTGTTGATGACGACCTTCTCAATCCCTA from Pseudomonadota bacterium includes these protein-coding regions:
- a CDS encoding N-acetyl sugar amidotransferase → MKKNYQVCSRCVMDTSAADITFDEQGVCNYCTSYLKMLSEIEVSAEELEKSRHEFHAMVKAHGNGKPYDCIVGVSGGVDSSYALYLAVQNGLRPLAVHLDNGWDSEYSQSNIENLVRGLGVDLHTHVIDWPENRDMQCALFKSGVIDIEMIMDNAQAATNYKQALKYGLKDILSGTNTRTEGMPQAPGWTHYKFDVKNIRAIQNKFGREKIKTHPLMSTLDWIYFEYIRKVMWHNYLDYFIYNKAEAIEILKNKFQYVPYRYKHGESVFTRFYQNYILPEKFGVDKRRVHHSTLICTGQMTRSSALDDLKGNPYIESGEAADDQIYVLKKLGMTKDEFCDYMLLPPVPHQNYPSEMNMLKILSRIYKAFKRQS
- a CDS encoding AglZ/HisF2 family acetamidino modification protein, which translates into the protein MLIPRVIPCLLLQNAGLVKTVKFKDPKYLGDPINIVKIFNDKEVDELVFLDITATVEGKHPPFELLEQVASEAFMPVGYGGGIRSLEDVKTILGLGIEKVVINSYAVENPSFISNVANFAGSQSTVVSIDVKKGIFGAYEVRTHRGTKTTGMDPVELAVRMENEGAGELILCSIDRDGTMKGYDIDLISRVAAAVNIPVVACGGSRTVHDLGAVIKQGGASAAGAGSMFVFQGPHRAVLISYPHYDELEQLLEIS